The sequence AATTCATAATGTAGATCAAATTGACAGAGGTTATCAAAATATTGACGGAAGATTAAACGCTTTGGGTGCAAGAATTGAGAGAATATGAGGGAAAGGGGAAAGGTAGATGTATTATGACTGGAAATGACAAAATACCGGCAAGTTTAGGATTAATGCTAATATTGATTAAGGAAATAAACTAATATTACATTCTATCAAGTCATGAAATGCAACACCATGCAAATTATAAACATAAATTATTGAATATTTTAATAACGAAATTTATAAAACTAAAAAAATATTTATATGAAAAAGAATCTAATTTTAGCATCTGTAATATGCTTAATAAGCATATCAACTTTTGCGCAAGACACACAACAAGACTCCACAGCAGTAGAAAAGAAATGGAAATTCGGGTTAACAACTTCCATTAATTTTTCACAAGTAAGTTTTACCAATTGGGCTGCCGGTGGCTCAAACAGTTTGTCGTTAAACTCATTCGTTAACACTTTTGCCAATTATCATAAAGACAGACACCTCTGGGAAAACGGCCTTCAACTGGGTTACGGTACCATTTATACTAAAGACGAACCTATAAAGAAAAGTGACGACAGAATTAATTTTGACAGTAAATATAGCTGGTCTCTCAATAAATTATTCAGATTAGCTGCAACACTGAATTTCAAAACCCAATTTTCCAATACATTTGAATATAAAGATGATGTTGACCCGAAGCTTGTTTCAAGTTTCATGGCACCAGGTTATCTTTCTGCCGGTATTGGCATTGATATTGTGCCTTTAGATTGGCTCACAATTAACGTATCGCCCGCTGTTGCAAGGTTAACATTTGTTACTATTGAAGAATTACAAGTGCAATACGGCAACGATTTAGGACAAATATGTAAAACAAGATTCGGCGGATTAATTAAAATCGACTTAAAAAAGGAAATATTCAAAAATGTTGAGGTTGCATCAAATCTTCTTTTATTTACCGATTATCTTGATGAAGCTCCCTTTGATGTGATTGTAAATTGGGATGTATTTATCATTATGAGAATCAACAAATTTTTATCGGCAAACTTAACCACAAATCTTATCTGGGATAAAGATATTTTGACTACAGATACTAATAATGACGGCATTAATGATACCGCCAAAGTTCAATTTAAAGAATTATTCGGAATAGGATTTACGTTTTCGTTCTAAGATTACTAATTCCAAATTTCATATTATTATCAAAAAAATTTAATCCCTAATAAAATGATTCAGAGAAAACAAACATTATTTTTACTAATTGCCGTAGTAGCATTAATTCTAATGCCGTTCTTCCCCATAGCAAAATATTACGGCGACTTTTCATTTGTATTAAACCTTTTCAGTTTTAAAGATTTAACGGGAGAATCACCTTTCTCTTCAGTGTACAATATTCCTTTGATTGTTGTTTGGGGATTAACATTATTATTGAGTATCATTACCATTCTTCTTTATAAGAAAAGAAATCTACAATTAAGATTAACGAGCATTGCTATCGGATTAATCATGGTTTTTCTGCTTTTGGTTTTCATTTATTATACACCAATGATTGAGCGGGAATTTAAAGCGTTTGATATCAGCACTGTTTATAGCGATTGCATAAGTATATATTTACCGATTATCGTTTTCATTTTCTTAATTTTAGCTTATAGATTTATTAATAAAGATATTAAGATGATAAAATCTCTTGATAGAATTAGGTAGAAAAAATCGAAATAAAAAACAAAAGATATTATTTATCAAACGAGATGAAAATTAATATAACTAATGGTTTTCCGGAATCGTTTATGAAAATTTTCATCTCGTTCGATATGATAACAACATTAACTTCAAACATTAAACCTTATCGCTTTCGTCAACAAATAAAATTAATTATAGATTATATTAAAAATTATTTTATCTTTGCAAATCAAATATGTACTCTTTAATAAAATATATGTTTAGTTAAGAGCATATTCAATTTCAAAACAATTTCTAAACCGAAGCATTTTCGCTTCAAATTATTTCATAATAAAAAAATATTTATGTACGATTTAAATGAATTAGAAGGCAAACTTCTTAGTGAGTTGCGGTCAATTGCTAAAGAATTGGGCGTTCCTAAAACTAACTTCTTAAAAAAACAAGAACTGATATTCAAAATATTAGATCATCAAGCCTTACAAACTAGTAACAACAAATACAATTCCGACAATAAAAAAGACGACAAAAAACCTGCAAATAATCAACAAAAAAATAAGAACAATACTGAAAAACCAAAACAAAACAAAACTAACGAAGAGAAAATTGCAGAAAACAATCGGACTGAAGAAAATCATAATGATAAATCAACCAATAATGAGCAATCGCAAAAAAATAAACGTCCGCGCCAAAGACAACGCGTAGCCGTTAATGCCAACAACAAGTTAGCGAGCTCTTCTACCAACACTAATAACTCATATATAAAGGTAAGTTCGGAAGTTGAAAACGAACCCAAAAAGAAACCATTATTCAATAATTTTAATGATAACGACGATAACGGATTCCTCACATCAATAGAGCATAATGCTAAAGTTTCTGTTGATATGTCCGACAATAATAATCAGTTCAACAATAACGATACTTATAAAGTTTCCAAAAAAACGCATGAGAATGTAAATGAAGAGAAACACGTTGAAAAAGTTAACAATAAAGAAAACGAAAGCAAAAAGAATATTAAAAGCGAGGAAACTGTTGTAACAAATAATAATAACAATAACAACAGAATTTCTAAAAATAACAACCAGCAAAACAATCAGAAAAATCGTAATAATAACGATAATAATAAGCAACGAAATAGAAATAACACCAAAGATTCTGTTTCCACTGTTGATTTGGAAGTTGTTGTTTCTGCCGAAGGCGTTCTTGAAATAATGCCAGAAGGTTACGGGTTTTTAAGAAGTTCCGATTATAATTATCTTAATTCTCCTGATGATATTTACGTTTCTCAATCGCAAATTAAGTTATTCGGATTAAAAACCGGTGATACTATTAACGGACAAATTCGTCCGCCGAAAGAAGGAGAAAAATATTTCCCATTGATAAAAGTAGAATATATAAACGGTAAAACTCCTGAGGAAGTAAGAGACAGAGTTCCTTTCGATTTCTTAACGCCCCTATTTCCGGAAAAGAAATTCAAACTCACAGAACATCCTTTTGAAACATTATCATCAAGAGTTATTGATTTATTTGCTCCTATAGGTATGGGACAGAGAGGTTTGATTGTTGCTCAGCCTAAAACAGGTAAAACCGTTTTACTAAAAGAAATAGCAAATGCAATATCATACAATCATCCTGATGCATATCTTATTGTTTTACTTATTGATGAGCGTCCTGAAGAAGTAACAGATATGAAACGCAGCGTTAGAGCGGAAGTTGTTTCATCTACTTTTGATGAGCCTGCAGACAGACATGTAAAGATTGCAAATATTGTTCTTGAAAAAGCCAAAAGAATGGTAGAATGCGGTCATGATGTAGTAATTCTACTTGACTCAATAACTCGTCTTGCACGTGCATACAACACAGTTTCTCCGGCATCTGGAAAAGTATTATCAGGTGGTGTTGAAGCTAATGCACTTCAAAA is a genomic window of Bacteroidales bacterium containing:
- a CDS encoding DUF3078 domain-containing protein; the encoded protein is MKKNLILASVICLISISTFAQDTQQDSTAVEKKWKFGLTTSINFSQVSFTNWAAGGSNSLSLNSFVNTFANYHKDRHLWENGLQLGYGTIYTKDEPIKKSDDRINFDSKYSWSLNKLFRLAATLNFKTQFSNTFEYKDDVDPKLVSSFMAPGYLSAGIGIDIVPLDWLTINVSPAVARLTFVTIEELQVQYGNDLGQICKTRFGGLIKIDLKKEIFKNVEVASNLLLFTDYLDEAPFDVIVNWDVFIIMRINKFLSANLTTNLIWDKDILTTDTNNDGINDTAKVQFKELFGIGFTFSF
- the rho gene encoding transcription termination factor Rho, producing MYDLNELEGKLLSELRSIAKELGVPKTNFLKKQELIFKILDHQALQTSNNKYNSDNKKDDKKPANNQQKNKNNTEKPKQNKTNEEKIAENNRTEENHNDKSTNNEQSQKNKRPRQRQRVAVNANNKLASSSTNTNNSYIKVSSEVENEPKKKPLFNNFNDNDDNGFLTSIEHNAKVSVDMSDNNNQFNNNDTYKVSKKTHENVNEEKHVEKVNNKENESKKNIKSEETVVTNNNNNNNRISKNNNQQNNQKNRNNNDNNKQRNRNNTKDSVSTVDLEVVVSAEGVLEIMPEGYGFLRSSDYNYLNSPDDIYVSQSQIKLFGLKTGDTINGQIRPPKEGEKYFPLIKVEYINGKTPEEVRDRVPFDFLTPLFPEKKFKLTEHPFETLSSRVIDLFAPIGMGQRGLIVAQPKTGKTVLLKEIANAISYNHPDAYLIVLLIDERPEEVTDMKRSVRAEVVSSTFDEPADRHVKIANIVLEKAKRMVECGHDVVILLDSITRLARAYNTVSPASGKVLSGGVEANALQKPKRFFGAARQIENGGSLTILATALIDTGSKMDEVIFEEFKGTGNMELQLDRRLSNKRIYPAVDIVASGTRREDLLINKDILQRTYIIRNHLADMTPVEAMEFIRDRMKNTKNNVEFLANLNE
- a CDS encoding DUF4293 domain-containing protein, which translates into the protein MIQRKQTLFLLIAVVALILMPFFPIAKYYGDFSFVLNLFSFKDLTGESPFSSVYNIPLIVVWGLTLLLSIITILLYKKRNLQLRLTSIAIGLIMVFLLLVFIYYTPMIEREFKAFDISTVYSDCISIYLPIIVFIFLILAYRFINKDIKMIKSLDRIR